The nucleotide window CCTAAGATGTAAATACAAGAGACCCATTTGTCCTGTTACTTAACCACAAAGCAATATTAGAGATGGCTGTGAGTTCTGTGTGAATGACAGATGTACTTTCTTCTAATCACCACTCCACTGCGCCACCTGGAGGAGCCAAGTCCCACTCACCGTCTGTTTGAAGCCAACAGCTGTGTGTTGTGGTGCTTTCCGCAGGGCATTTGTCATGGTTCTCCGAGCTTCAGAATATTCCAGCTGAATAGCCTTGATGCGGCCTGGAAGGGAAGAGGAACTTGACACTAGGAATGGTTGGTGTAGATATAACAAATTAAGGCTGCCTCTGGATGACAGCTTCCCCCATGACTGATTTTGCACTgcactgggggtggggaatggattGGAAGGTCCCTCAAGAAAGGGTTATTCAAACAAGTGAGGGTTTTGTGCTATAGTCACTCTTGTGCACTGTGTCACCCATGCTGATCCTGCCAATCCTTATTCTCCATGTAGTTTGTGGCTGGCAGGTGCCTCTATCAGTACACATGACACACTCCAACACCCTCTCGTCTAAGAGTATCCTAAGAAACCAATTCaacttgcaaaaagaaaaaaaaaggacatGTTTCCAATTAGGCCTAGCCCAGCTTCTGTACTGGCAAATCTGGACTACCCTGGCCAAGTCTGGTCCAAGGTTCTTTGTTGCCCTGGATGAATTAAAATTCCGCCACCCTCTCTATCTTGCATCTCACTACACATTGAGTGGCATAACAATGGCAGATGAGATTAAAAAAATCCTTGACTGATCTACTTTCTCATTTTTAACATCTATCACTTTTTTACTCCCTCCGCTTTACAAGGATACTATGCCCTAAACAGCCAACGGAGAGCTGAAGGCTCTCAACGGGATTCCCTGGAATGCAGCATATAAAAAACCTAGCACATGAGCTGCTAAGCTGCCTCTAGGCATGCCACTCCAGAAGTACAGGCAATGCAGGTATAAGGAACCTCTGCTTATTTTGTTAAGGTTGAATTTCTAGTATTTGTTTTTCTGTCTTCTATATTTATCCTTGTAATTTGCTTTTGAGTTCCTCATTTGGAAGAAAAGCAATATATTTCAAAATAAGTGAATAATTAGTGTTTTCAGAAAACACTGCAGTAAATGAACAGAGAAAGGAGAGGACATGGAGAAATTCCTCTGCACCCTGAAGTCTTAAGAAGCTGGAAAATGAACATTTTCAAGTTCTTTCTCTGTTATTCAGATAACCTTAAACCAAAGGTTGCTTGATAGGGCTGCACATGAATCTGGACATCAGTGTTAATAACAGACAAATGTCACATTTGGTATCTGGTGTTGAAACTGGCATACTGTGAAtctttgcattttttattttttaacaaagcACATTTCTAGTCCCCAGGGCTATAGAGAGAAGCTTGAAAACACATGGGCAATTGTTGTAGGATTTCAGGAATCTGAGGGGCAGTGAGCAGGACTTCAAGTTTGCATAGAAACCTATTTCTTCCTTTTGCCTACCAGaaacagaataaattatgcaaatgagAGTGGCTAATGTACCTAAGCTTCTCAAGGTAATGGTTATTTCAATTTCTTTGCACACAAAAAATATGACAGTATAACACAGATTACACAGGTGCCTATTATTTTGAGTTCCATGTTTGACTTCAGCCCATCTGGGATCTCAAGAAAGGCTCAAGTGCTGTCTCTCACCTGTGTAGTAGAGGTACCTGGCCCACTCATTGTTGTTTGCCTGCTCAGGGAACACTGATTTGGAGACCAGCTTTTCTGCCTGGTCGTACAGGTCATAGTGAAGATAGTTCCTCAGCAGCAGATTCAGGAGGGTAGCCTGGCCATCTGCATCGTGGCGAAGTGTTGCTGTCCTTAAGCGGGCATGAAGGAAGCTTTGAAAGGAGAAGGAATGAACAGCGATTGTGTCAGTAAGATGCTTGGGGTAAAAATATTACAAAGGAGGAAAGAAGAGGGGCAAATGGCAACATCTTACAGACTTACCTCCTGACCACATCTAGCTTGTTCAAGAACTCATAGATGCGAGCATGGTAGTAGTAACACTTGGCCACCACCAAATCAAGTGCTCGGCGGTTTTGAGGACTTATTTTTTGCATCAGATCATCTGAAACTTTCTGGGCCTGAATGAAAGAGATTTCACATGGAAGATTTGTACTACTGCACACATGAATTCCTAATAGCGACATTTATGGCTTCAAAACAACATCTACTTACATCAATTTTTAAACAAGGTCTGCAAGAAGCACCCCAGTTTGCTCTTTATGCCTCTCACAGATATCTTGATAGCAGCAAAACAAGTTCCATAAATTACAAAATCAGAGTCAATCCAAGGGAGCCCTTGGTCGTCTCTGAGCAGAGTTTGCTCAGGTCCACTAGGGGCTGCAAGGGTTCTAATTTCCACTGCCCTTAAAATCCCAGGCTCTGAGATCCAATTACACTACATCGCTAAAACTGAAAGAAAAAATCCAATCACAAAACccaagaaaaacaacaaacaagttgggaaatgaaatgtataaaaataacTGCTCAAATATTGTAcagctaaatatatatatatatttataaccagaaaaaattaaaaacaaataccttGATACATAAACAATGgacaaacaaaacatgtttatatATTAACCAATTACAGGTCTTATTCTTCAGTGGTACATTGTCACAGTTACACATTGGTGTTTGTCATACagaagcatttttgtttgtttatacatCAAGGTATTTATTTTCAAGGTTATAAGATCCGATACAGTTGCAAATATGATTTCCCCCCAAGCCTGTCTGTTTAGAAAACATGCTTCATCCAGCATGCTTCAAATAGTGCTTGGTTCTGGATGTACATGTATAAAGCCTGTGTGCACAGATTTGGGAAATATTGGGCATTCGGGGAAGATCATAGACTATTTGGGGCAAAAGGCGTATTAGCAGACAAGCAGTCAAGAGAGAGACTGAGATCGGTGTTAAAGGTCACTTTGCATGAACCACCACTAGCTTAGGTTGTACAGGTCTTTATACAAAGGTATTGTCTAATTCAGATAGATGAGAGAGGTGCATTGTAGGAAATGCCTAATTGAGGCAAATGATGTGAGCACGTCCCgtgatattttctttttggtctaaaGTTGTTGTCCATATTAATTTTGTATTGAGGATGTCTATGTACTTTGAGGATGtttatgtacttttaaattatattcttgTTACATGGGGATTAACAGCATGGCAACAATACTAGACTTTACATGCCCTAATGGTCACCAAGATATTAGAGCCTGGAAGAAAAAATACCTGCCAACTACTATTGGTGATGATCTAAACACTCTTGCTACATTTGCACGTACTTTCTAGAAacaccaacttcatctggatacatatttggacaGTATATATTACCTCTTGGTAGCGCTTGCTATTCATTAGATAGATGACCAGGAGTAGCTGGAGATATGCTTCTACCTCTGGCAGGAGAGGAGTGGAGGCTGCCTTTCCTGTGCGGGGCCGGAACTGTAGGTCAGCTTCTGTGTCCATAGGCTGTAAAGCGAGTAAGAGAGACGTGATCAGGTTAGTGAGAAGCTATCATCCCACCCTCACCTTAATTTCACATTAATTCCTTAGGGAACCATATGGTGCCCGCCTATTGCAATTCAAGAACTAGGAAATCTTGAAATTAATCACAGATGACGCAGAGTAGCAAAACACAGAGCACTGATTAATTGGGCCCCAAAAGGGGAGTTTTCCAAAATAAATCCACAAAAAATTCAGTATCCAACCCTCCTGTAAAACCCTTTTGGACTTGCCTCCTCCAGGAAGCTGATGAGGAAGTCCCGCACAGCACTGTTAGATGTGAAAAAGCCATTGATGGCTTTCTGGAGCACGTTGGGGTTGAGGCGGCGGGAAGTAGAGGGCAATGCCCTCAGGGCACGCAGGACATATCGTGGCTCCTTCCCAGAAACGGCTTTCTCCAGCTGCTTCACATGCTCCTTAATGTCTGCAACAACCAACAAAGAAGAGCACACTCAATTAGAAAAACAGTCTAAGCAATACTACTGGCTGAACATTTGAGCAAAAACCTCAAAACTAAACTGAAACCACAAAACCCAAGGAAGCTCCTACAGTTGTATCAGGCAGTCTATGGACTCTAAAACAAGGATCTCCAAGCCCTCCAAACAACAGCATTTACTCAAATCCTCAACTGATAAAAGGAAGCTATTCACTATATTTGGAGGAACTGTGAATTAAAGTAGGATGGATTTACATGAGCAAGGTACGTGGCTGGTTATCAGGGATTAGATGCAGACTCCTGTTCAaatatccttcccttccccatccccccatTATGTAGTCATTCTTCTTAATGTATTAAAAGTTCTGTTGTAATAGCACTGCCTACACTGCTGAAGCACTGGATCAGGGGCAAAAACAATGTTAGAGCAGACAGCAGCGATGGGTCCTTCTGGGTACTGAGGCCCTAGAAGCTGCCCAAAGGTGTCAGGCAGTGATGCTGGCAATGCTGCATGCAAATTCAGTAGAAACAAGATGAGATGCAGGAATGTTACCAAAGTAGTTACAGACAGCTTAAGAATTATAGAAAAATAAGCACGTTTGAGAAGAAAGCTTCAAAAGAAGGTGTATGAGAGAGTGTACAGTGGTGCTTTAGAAACCAACTGGATTATCATGCAAGACCTTTCTTAAGGCTGCAAGACTTCAAGAACATTTGAAGTCAAATGAGTTATCCCTTTTCACCCTTTAACCAATCCCTGTTGTGTTCACAGGGAGGATACACAGTGTATTACTTGCCCACCATTTCAATATGTGTTTATAGGAAAACTGGATTCCAACCCATGTTGGTTCTTATGCATGCAACTGGAGGCAGTTCTATGTCCACTTCATGCATCCAATGAGGTCTTGCCACAATAATCCACAGCTCCTGCTGCAAGGCACGAGCTAATCTAAGATGCAACTGTACTTCTGATCTTAAAACAAGAGGTTCATCCATAGCGAATTTCTCTGAATGCCCAGATTTACACCCCCATTATTTGATGTTCCCAATTTGTCAACTCTGAACCACTTCTATCTCTTCTCCTCTGCAAAACCACTCTTCTCagtgttttaaaattataatttGAATTTGTCTTTATTTTAGCATATTTGCCAAGCTCTCTGGAACAGCCCTGTGCTCTTTCTGTGTcctctacagcagggatgagagTTCCCAAGCATGCACCCttgcttttaaaatttaaaacatgttGCGGGGAGATATGACAGTACTCTTcatgtacatgaaaggttgtcacacagaggaggaacaggatctcttctcgatcgtcccagagtgcaggacatggaataatgggctcaagttgcaggaagccagatttcgactgaacatcaggaagaacttcctaactgttagagccagacgacaatggaaccaattacctagagaggtagtgggctctctgacactggaggcattcaagaggcagctggacagccatctgtcaggaatgctttgatttggattcctgcattgagcagggggttggacatgatggccttataggccccttccaactctactattctatgattctatggtccaCAGGTCTTCAGTTAAAAAAACGATCACACAAGACAGAAGCCAGTCCACCTCTGCTCCACAGagctcacagtgcaatcctatacatatctgctcagaaataagttccaagttcaatgaggcttacttccaggttagTGTGTATAGCCTTAGTTAGTATACCACTGGCATGAAATCTAGTATCTAGATTACAAAAGTGCTCTACTGTACTTCTGATGAGAAGTCAGAGTCATGCCCACTTTCTTCCAGGAAGAGTGTTCACTCGCTAGTCTTCTTTACTGCAGCTTATTTATGGgctatgttttttgtttttttaatctgctcAGAGAGATTCATAACACACCAAACAGAAGACTTAGAACAGAGTAAGACAAACAGATACCCTGTTACAAAACTGGCATCAGCAAACAATGTCCTCCTGCAACGGGTTTAAAATAAACACTCTTAAACAAGTCCTGGAAAACAACGCAAGGATGAGCACTAGGAAGTCTTTTTTAGAAACGGAATTGCAGAGTTGCAGGTGTTCTATTACAGAGGCCATTTTTTCATTAACACAACCTAACCAGAAGATGGAAACTGGAGTGGGACATCTGTTGATCTTAAACTTTGTATGTGTTCATCCTGTTCTACCTCCAAGAAGCACACACTGTGTTTATACATGTTAACTTGGATGCAAATTACTCATACTCCTAAATATGCATGAAAAGAACAGGGTGAAAACACACAAGCCATACTTACCTAGAATTTACTTAAAGGAAACATGAATAGATCCtggctttaaaaacttattattCTGCCCAGGATCTCAGAATAATGGTACATATTAGGATTGCTGCAGGAAACACCAGCATCTTCTGTGCATACAGACAATGTTAGCCATCTCTCTGTGTACCTGGGACACCTGAACGGCTGAATTTTCCCCAAACAACATATTCACAAGTTCTCCACCTGATATATTTGTGGGAAATTCTGATGCTACACCAATTCACCTGCAGCAACTGTGACCCTGCCCTCCATGAGTTACATAGCCGGACAAGCATTTAAACAAAGGTGTGTGTTTTATTGTGCAAGGCCAATACTCCAACCTCTGCACTACAATGGctatatacacaccatacatcaAAACTACACCCCCCAATAATCCTGCAAACTgtagcttctcccccccccaatagaaATCCCAGGgatggtgtaaaagccggaatggaacggaacaggccagaacgggccctttataaaggaaattgatgccaaaaacactgggatgtgttagagacacttgagaacaacatttaggaacaaaaaccattccgataggatttttattaaccctttaacaaccaaaatgccctccggaacagaatgaaacagcccggaacggcgacttcccagcgagccagacctccaaaattcaccagtcccacatgactacatgggatgcatgcaataggacacaaaacttccacaaaaaccatgttccgatacccgttccaggctataatacgcttttacataaaacagcccggaacggcgacttcccagcgagccagacctaccaaattcaccaaccacacatgctgctgcctctccttttgttgggaaatgggagacaacataggatgacccaggaacctctggggtgatcagcaataccctttcttgctgtttgtaggtccactaagcagcactatcgGTGCTGCCACCAGGTTGCAAATGGCTAGTgaattggagagagagagagaaagagagattggaggggcaagttggctggcttttactcatggcttttctgctgtaggtaatgagagaagacactgcttgctgccactgagccacctccacagtataaatatagcatacctgggctgttgcctttttggtctgaaaaaataagggatcatcctgtctctgcagagaccagcagatcttatagggcccctagtgggaagaagagtaaactgcagctattctctagcaccaaaagTTATCTGCagttgcattcaatactagtacagcttactacaaaaaccttgctaggaaagaaaaacaacaatgtactattatgttttcacacacatacctcattaatcattactagagctgccaactaagtaataatatttattggagcaatttgttttgcagttaaatttgcatactatcaacatttcattcaggatgttttgtgtagatgactgtataatttataaataaacactaccgctctttggaatgaaaggtcatctttaatatatattacagtaacataagagaatcaaagtattcacaaaaatacagaagCGTGCCCTTAACTTTCAGTAGTACCAATTTAAATTTATCAAATATAATTTGTCTCTATTGTTAAATTAACTGAAATTTATTTGGCTATATACCACTGAAAACAATTGGAGCGCATAGCACAAATCTTTGCTTTTGTGTATGCAAGTGAAagtggttgctgtgaaagcttgtggcccagagccacaagttatgcatgactggtgcatttgattgacttggctggttcagatgttgttgtgggctctgttcagaaagatgtattattgcatggaacgtggcttatgtggaagttttgtgtcttactgcatgcatcccatgtagtcatgtaggactggtgaatttcagaggtctggctcactgggaagtcatcgttccaggctgtttcattccgttccagAGGGTATTTTGGttattaaagggttaataaaaaccctatcggaatggtttttgttcctaaatgttgttctcaagtgtctctaacacatcccagtgcttttggcatcaatttcttttataaagggcccattccagcctgttccgttccggcttttacaccgtcccgaaTCCCCAGcacctttaaactacaactcctaagATTTTTGGCTGGAGgtacatgctttaaatgtatggtatttaCACTGCAATTGTATCCCAAAGTCTCACCCTCCGCAGGGTGGAGGAACGATAGCAAAGGGATATTGTTGCCTTGCCTCACCCCTTCAACCAGATGATGGTTCCATACTTAAGAAAAGAACTCCCGAGGCTTGGCCCTAGtaactactactaccaccaccatcaccacctcctcctccatacTGTATACAGAATTGGCCAATAGGCGCTAAATGGTCGGCCAGCCACGCCCTTAACGAACCCACAAAGGGGCTGTTGGGGGGCTTCTAGCCACGCCTCTTTCAGCACCGCCGCGCGCCCCACCTCCACGCTTTCCTTTTTCACCTGCTGAAGAGTTTGTCTCCCCCCCACTCACCTTCGAGCGTGACAGCGTCGAGCTCGCGCTGCGACTTTTCCCCCGAAGCGGGCTCGGCCGGACCCGCCTCCTCTTGCATCTCAACATCGGCGGGCGGTGGGGGAGGCTGAGGGGGCTCCGCGGGTGCGGGCTTGGCCTTTTCTGCCCCGGCGCGGCGCCGAGAGCCGCCTTCCTGCTTCATGGCTTCACCTTCCACACGCACACACCGGCTACGGCCGTGACTGAGCAACAATCGCAGGGGACGACGGGAGAACTAGAGCAGACTCGACCAGCCGATCGCCGAGGGGCCGTCGTAGACAAGAACCGCGGATGGATTTTCAGGCTATCTCCATGATAGGAAGCCATAGAGACAGAAAGATAGAGTGGAACACACGCCTCGCCTTCCGGCTTGAGGGGGTGGGTAATTCATCCTTTACACTGTTTTAGGGAGAAAGGATCGGAGCATCTGTGCCCGATAGTGAATAAAACAGGAAGAGGGGGCGGTAGGAAGGGTATGGCAATTTAATTGCACTGATCCTTGCTGCAAGTAGAggtatttgtgtgtgtgacaaTCCACGTACCTTTCTGTGGAAATAAGAAACCAACGCAAATAAAAAAGTGTGCCCGGTGGGTTAATAACTTATAGCGAactcctgtgcatatttactcagacgtGAAGTCCCAGTGGATGTGGGACTTACTCTCTTGTAAGTATAAGGTTTCAGTCTTACATTGCAGCTTTTTAAATCGTTGATTAACAACCCTTACTGTACAAAAGGTGTCTAATGCGTCTTACATATTCTTAAACACGTAATTATTGTATTTAAAAACAAGTCGTTTTCAGAGACGAGTTAAGGCTCATGTATTAGAAAGCATGGAAACGGGCTGTgcacacaacatacatttaaagcacatgcaccctaaggaatcctgggaacggtagtttacccctcacagatgtacaattcctagcacccttaacaagcaacagttcccaggattattgggggAGGTACTTTAAAGATATGCTGTGTGCAAGTTAAGGTGCCTGTATTAACTTACACACACGTTCTTCATTTTGCCTATTGTGCTGTTTTAGGACTCTGCCTCCTTGCCCCCACACATTCCCTTTCTTGATTTTTCAGAgccatttctctctttctgcagGCTGGGATCAACACTGAAACAGGAGTCAGTGTTATGTCAAACTTTATGATGGATGCTTTTCAGTTCTCAACTCTTCATTCTGACAACTAATGCATAACTTATCTCTTAAACTGCAGATTCCAACAAAGTAACTAAGTACAATCTAAGTGGAATATTGGACTTGCTTTGTTTGTAAATTCCAAAAATATGACTTCTTTTTAAACAGAGACAACCTGTTGAAAAGACCAGTCATATGCATGTTTGATCATAAATACAGGATTCCTTCCTTTCTCTTGCTGAGTTGTACTTTGCTTCATGATGAAATAACATGTGCCTAAATGcccatctgctcctggtcttgcttcCTTCTGTGACCCTTGCTCCCCACCCGTT belongs to Rhineura floridana isolate rRhiFlo1 chromosome 11, rRhiFlo1.hap2, whole genome shotgun sequence and includes:
- the PSMD3 gene encoding 26S proteasome non-ATPase regulatory subunit 3; this translates as MKQEGGSRRRAGAEKAKPAPAEPPQPPPPPADVEMQEEAGPAEPASGEKSQRELDAVTLEDIKEHVKQLEKAVSGKEPRYVLRALRALPSTSRRLNPNVLQKAINGFFTSNSAVRDFLISFLEEPMDTEADLQFRPRTGKAASTPLLPEVEAYLQLLLVIYLMNSKRYQEAQKVSDDLMQKISPQNRRALDLVVAKCYYYHARIYEFLNKLDVVRSFLHARLRTATLRHDADGQATLLNLLLRNYLHYDLYDQAEKLVSKSVFPEQANNNEWARYLYYTGRIKAIQLEYSEARRTMTNALRKAPQHTAVGFKQTVHKLLIVVELLLGEIPDRLQFRQPSLKRSLMPYFLLTQAVRTGNLAKFNQVLDQFSDKFQADGTYTLIIRLRHNVIKTGVRMISLSYSRISLADIAQKLQLDSPEDAEFIVAKAIRDGVIEASINHEKGYVQSKEMTDIYSTREPQLAFHQRISFCLDIHNMSVKAMRFPPKSYNKDLESAEERREREQQDLEFAKEMAEDDDDGFP